In Haliscomenobacter hydrossis DSM 1100, the DNA window CAAACCGAAGACGTGCTCAAGGGGTTCAACTCCGGCGGGAACGACTACATCCGCAAACCCTTCAGCATGGAAGAGCTGATTGCCCGCATCCACAATATTTTGAATTTAAGTGGCCAGGCCATTGCCGAGCCCCCCGTAGAACAAAATGGAGTCATTGCCCTGGGTCAATACCAGTTTGACCTCCGCAAATACGAGTTGCGCTTCCAGGCCCAGGTGCGAAAATTGTCGCACCGCGAAGCGGAATTACTCAAAATTCTTGCTGATCATCGCAATTTAACGGTAGAACGCAAAGACATCATGCTACAGATTTGGGGCGACGATTCTTTCTTCAATTCGCGCAACCTGGACGTGTACATTACCCGCTTGCGCGACTATTTGCGGGAGGATGATCGGGTGCAAATCATCACCTTGAAGGGAGTGGGGTATCAATTCATCGTGGATTGAAATAGCAATACATTCAATGCATCCAATTATAATATAATTTATTTTTTAAATAAATAGTCACTGTTACAAAACCCTCAACAATAAATTTGCGACAAACAGCGCTAACCTGTAAATCACATCAAATAAAAAAAAACGGCTCTTTTGTATCCTAGTTTAACGCGCTTGACTTATCTTCGCAAGGAATTTCTTTTTGACGACCTTCGATGTGACAATAAATAAACTATGGTTGCTGTTCCGAGACGACCAGCATTGATTTTTTAGCAACCATTACATCCAACTTGATTCGCAACACCTTCAAGCTTTAATCGGCTTGATTTATGTCGATATTAACGCTATTTTTTATAAATCGGTATCTCATGAAAAGACCCTTACACCTGAGCACTTTTGCTTTTGGGGATTCGTCTTCCGCATTCTTTCCTACCAAAATGGGCAAACCTATTTATCTTTCTCAAAAGATAATGTGGGTCATGCTAGGGTTAATCTCCCTGGCGGGTAGCCTGAGTGGACAATCCATCAACACCGGAAACGTAACGACTAGCCCCTTTTGTCCGGGCGATGCCATTTCGATTCCATTCACAGTGGATACGTCAGGTAGGAGCTTCGGGGCTGCTGGTGGACCTGCAGGGGGGCCAACCCTTATTACCTATCAAGCTCAGCTGAGCAATACTGCTGGCAGTTTTGGTTCTGGTACGACTAACTTGGCCTCAATACAAAGCTTATCAGGTTCCAATAAGCAAGCCATTACCGGGCTAACCATCAACACCACTATTCCTACCGGCTTGCCTTACAGCAATACGTATCGGGTAAGGGTAATAAAAACTGCTCCGGGAACGGTCAATCAAACTCTTATTGGAACTAACATTACGATCAATCCGAACTCTAATGGCAACCTGACCATCAGAGCGGCCGGGTTTACCAATCCTCCACCGGCTGGAACCATTTGTCAGGGTGCCGATTATGATTTACAATTCACCAATAACAATACGTTCAACCCAGGCAACCTCTTTATCGCCCAGTTGGACAACAACATCAACTTCACCTCTCCGGTGAACATTGGTGTTTTGGCCAGTACCGCTTCGAGTGGAACCATCAAAGTGGTGATTCCCTTTACGGAATCAGGTACGGGCTATTATATAAGGTACATCGCGACCAATTCTGTTCCGGGAGGTTTTGAGAGCTGTCCGTCTGGTGCTTACACCATACCGGCAGTTCGTCCGTTTACCGACCCAGGCAATGACCTGGAGTGTACTGGCGGGAATGCTTCTTTCAACGTCAGTGGCGGTGCCGATTCTTACCAATGGCAAAAAGTGTGCTCTCCACCTTTCAGCAATATCACGATGGGTGTGGGTGGTTCAGGAGTCACTTTCGACATTGCCAAAGATGGCGTTGATGTCTTTGCGGCCACACCTACTGAACTTTCGATCTCTCGCAATAGTGGTGCCACTTTTACAGAAAGCAAATTGGTTGGTCAAACGGTCAATAAGGTATTTGTAGTTGGCAACACCGTTTATGCCGCCACCAATATGGGTATTTTTATATCCAATGACAATGGCGTAAACTTTGGCCCCCCGGTCAACACTTCGGGGCCTAACTTTTTGCCCCAAAACAACATTACGGCGCTTGCGGTTTCCGCAGGGGTGGTTTATGCAGGTACTGGTTCAGCGGGTTTAGCCATCGGTACTCCCGGGAGTGCCTTTGCGGTGCGCACCACGGCCAACGGTTTGGGTTCTAACGTCATTTTTGACGTATTTGTCGATGGTGCTTATGTCTATGTAGGTACCCAGGGTGGTCTTTCGGTTTCTTCCGATGGAGGGGCCAGTTTTGTCAATTATACTACTGCTGACGGCTTAGGCAGCAATATTGTATATAGTGTCTTTCAACGCGACAATATCGTTTATGCAGGTACCGATTTTGGCTTTGCATATGCTACCTCTTATAATAACACCCCTGATTTGGTTTTCACCAACATTCTGGGTGGTTTAGGTTCTCCCATTGTACGGGACATTTTTGTGTCTGGCAGCAGAATTTATGCAGCGACTACGGGTGGGTTGTCTGTTGCCAATGTGGGCAGCACGGCATTCACCACCATCACGGTGGGTTTAGTCAATCCCAACGTTTATGGTGTTAAGGAAGATGCAGGTACCGTTTACCTGGCTACCCTGGGTGGGGTAGCGTTTACAACCTTTACCACCATGAACGTGGGTGGAGGAGGAACCAATTACAACTTTACAGTCACCCCTGCAGATTCCTGGTGTCGTTTCCAGGTCGTGGTGAACAGAGGAGGTTGTACCCTGATCTCTAACCAGGTGCGGGTTGCCGACATTCCACCAAACATCACCGCAGTAGGCACAGGTCCCGCTGGAGTAGGTGACGGGCCTACCACTTGTGGTGGAGTCAATGGAGAAATCAAAATTAGTGGTTTGGTACCGTTGACCAAATACCGCCTAGTGTACACGGGCACCAACGGTTTCACCGATTCTGGAGATACCATTACGGCCAATGCCCAAGGTGAATTCCTCAATACTTTGTTCCCTGCGGGTTCTTACGACCTCAGTGTACAAAGTTTGGTGAACCCTCCGGTACCCGCGTGTTTCTCCAATACGGTCAATGTTATTTTAAATGATCCGCTACCGCCCAGCGCAGTGACGGCCAATTTGCTTGATGCGAGCATCTGTGCTGGTGAAAACATCACCGTCAACCTGCCCTCAGCTTTGGCCAATACCCCGGGGGTCAGTGTGGAGCAATACAAGTGGTATACTGACTTATTAGGGACAACCCCGGCTAACCCAGCAACCACCACGGCTCTTACTTATTCCCCAGCGGCTTCTCCAGCCGTTGGCACC includes these proteins:
- a CDS encoding response regulator transcription factor, with translation MGTKVLYVEDELFLGKIVQESLESRGFEVQMISDGAEVMKVFTNFQPDICLLDVMLPNRDGYELGLEIRALFPSLPIIFLTAKTQTEDVLKGFNSGGNDYIRKPFSMEELIARIHNILNLSGQAIAEPPVEQNGVIALGQYQFDLRKYELRFQAQVRKLSHREAELLKILADHRNLTVERKDIMLQIWGDDSFFNSRNLDVYITRLRDYLREDDRVQIITLKGVGYQFIVD